A genome region from Methylobacterium sp. FF17 includes the following:
- a CDS encoding ferredoxin--NADP reductase, whose amino-acid sequence MSKFNEERVLSVHHWTDTLFSFRTTRDPAFRFRNGEFVMMGLEVEGRPLLRAYSVVSANYEEELEFFSIKVPNGPLTSKLQHLKVGDPIIVGKKPTGTLVLDNLMPGKNLYLLGTGTGLAPFMSIIKDPETYDRFEKVVLVHGCRQVQELAYGETITQDLPNHEFLGEVISAGLIYYPTVTREPFRNRGRITDLMTSGKLFEDIGLPPMSVENDRFMLCGSPDMIRDTRQLLTEGGYEEGNHGEAGHYVIEKAFVEK is encoded by the coding sequence ATGAGCAAGTTCAACGAGGAGCGTGTGCTGAGCGTCCATCACTGGACCGACACGCTGTTCTCCTTCCGCACCACCCGCGATCCCGCCTTCCGCTTCCGCAACGGCGAATTCGTGATGATGGGTCTTGAGGTCGAGGGCCGGCCGCTGCTGCGCGCCTACAGCGTCGTCTCCGCCAATTACGAGGAGGAGCTGGAGTTCTTCTCGATCAAGGTGCCGAACGGCCCGCTCACCTCGAAGCTGCAGCACCTCAAGGTCGGCGACCCGATCATCGTCGGCAAGAAGCCCACCGGCACCCTGGTGCTCGACAACCTCATGCCGGGCAAGAACCTCTACCTGCTCGGCACCGGCACCGGCCTTGCCCCCTTCATGTCGATCATCAAGGACCCGGAGACCTACGACCGCTTCGAGAAGGTGGTGCTCGTCCACGGCTGCCGGCAAGTGCAGGAACTCGCCTATGGCGAGACCATCACGCAGGACCTGCCGAACCACGAATTCCTCGGCGAGGTGATCAGCGCCGGGCTGATCTACTATCCCACCGTCACCCGCGAGCCCTTCCGCAATCGCGGCCGCATCACCGATCTCATGACCTCCGGCAAGCTGTTCGAGGATATCGGCCTGCCGCCGATGTCGGTGGAGAACGACCGCTTCATGCTCTGCGGCTCGCCCGATATGATCCGGGATACGCGCCAGCTCCTCACCGAGGGCGGCTACGAGGAGGGCAACCACGGCGAGGCCGGCCACTACGTCATCGAGAAGGCGTTTGTCGAGAAGTGA
- a CDS encoding methyl-accepting chemotaxis protein, producing the protein MANQRITQSIETVWREQTILDGIKNAQLALAQIQVAFRDTRLFETEATFKEAVGRIRTNFDSAREGLKTPIRIALKPDVLKDIDTALAQFTDLALKSAAAVTFDQGRKRIDEAALAATADQRMTARKNALVAIEQSLANAQRFTDEARLSSSSAVETATVLGLVIGFVATLLQAGSALFSMTMVARPIRGMTDAMNRLAEGDVAVAIPDRTRGDELGAMAAAVQVFKDGMIRNRALESETERLRLAAETERKAGMQTLANEFEAAVGGIVNRVSAAAIEMQATASQLTASAEETSAQSSAVLAAAEEASANVTAVAGSAEELGTSVAEIGRQVARSADMTAAAVREAEQTALAVAELREVAASIGDVVNLITNLAGQTNLLALNATIEAARAGEAGRGFAVVASEVKELANQTAKATTEISAKIAAIQSSTRQAAGAIDGISSTIHGIDETAAAISASVAQQDAATREIAGSVAQASIGTGEVSANIIGVARAAQETGAGAGQVFTASSELARQAERLSAEVRTFLHTVRAA; encoded by the coding sequence ATGGCCAACCAGCGGATCACCCAGTCGATCGAGACCGTGTGGCGGGAGCAGACGATCCTCGACGGCATCAAGAACGCGCAGCTCGCCCTGGCGCAGATCCAGGTCGCCTTCCGTGACACGCGCCTGTTCGAGACGGAAGCAACCTTCAAGGAGGCCGTCGGCCGGATCCGGACCAACTTCGATTCCGCCCGCGAGGGGCTCAAGACACCGATCCGGATCGCCCTGAAACCCGACGTCCTCAAGGATATCGACACCGCGCTGGCGCAATTCACCGATCTGGCCCTCAAGTCGGCGGCCGCCGTGACCTTCGACCAGGGCCGCAAGAGGATCGACGAGGCGGCCCTGGCGGCCACGGCAGACCAGCGGATGACCGCCCGCAAGAACGCGCTCGTCGCGATCGAGCAATCTCTCGCCAATGCGCAACGCTTCACCGATGAGGCGCGGCTGTCGTCCTCCAGCGCCGTGGAAACCGCCACCGTTCTGGGCCTCGTGATCGGCTTTGTGGCGACCCTCCTTCAGGCCGGGTCGGCCCTCTTCTCGATGACGATGGTCGCACGCCCGATACGCGGAATGACGGACGCCATGAACCGGCTCGCCGAAGGCGATGTCGCGGTCGCGATCCCGGATCGGACGCGCGGGGACGAACTCGGAGCCATGGCGGCGGCGGTGCAGGTGTTCAAGGACGGCATGATCCGCAACCGCGCCCTCGAGTCGGAAACCGAGCGCCTGCGCCTCGCCGCCGAGACGGAACGCAAGGCCGGGATGCAGACCCTCGCCAACGAGTTCGAGGCGGCGGTCGGCGGGATCGTGAACAGGGTGTCTGCTGCGGCCATCGAAATGCAAGCGACCGCCTCGCAGCTGACGGCATCCGCCGAGGAGACGTCGGCACAGTCGAGTGCGGTCCTGGCAGCCGCGGAGGAAGCCTCGGCCAACGTCACCGCCGTAGCCGGTTCGGCCGAGGAACTGGGAACCTCCGTGGCGGAGATCGGCCGTCAGGTCGCCCGCTCGGCGGATATGACCGCCGCCGCCGTCCGCGAGGCGGAGCAGACCGCACTGGCGGTCGCGGAACTCCGCGAGGTCGCCGCCAGCATCGGCGATGTCGTGAACCTCATCACCAACCTCGCCGGACAGACCAATCTCCTCGCCCTCAACGCGACGATCGAAGCAGCGCGGGCCGGAGAAGCGGGCCGGGGCTTCGCCGTGGTCGCCTCGGAGGTGAAGGAACTCGCCAACCAGACCGCCAAGGCAACGACGGAAATCTCCGCGAAGATCGCGGCGATCCAATCCTCGACCCGCCAGGCGGCGGGCGCCATCGACGGGATCTCCTCGACGATCCACGGGATCGACGAGACGGCCGCCGCCATCTCGGCATCGGTCGCGCAGCAGGATGCCGCAACCCGGGAGATCGCCGGTTCGGTGGCGCAAGCCTCGATCGGCACCGGCGAGGTCAGCGCCAACATCATTGGCGTCGCCCGCGCGGCTCAGGAGACCGGCGCCGGGGCCGGCCAGGTGTTCACCGCCTCGTCGGAACTCGCGCGGCAGGCCGAACGGCTGAGCGCGGAGGTACGGACGTTCCTTCACACGGTCCGCGCCGCCTGA